Within Sinorhizobium sp. RAC02, the genomic segment CCGATACGATCAACGATGCGCCGGGCATTCAGGAGCGCATTTCCGCCGCCCGCATCGTGCTGGAGAAGGCCGATCATGCCGGCAAGGTGCTGCGGGTGATGGAAACCTTTGGCGCGGATGGCGGGCGTTATGCCGTGCATCATCCCTGGGCCGAGCGGCTTTCCCGCGAGGCGGATATCGGCGCGGCGCGGCAGGGCGGCGACATGCGCCTGTCCGTCTTCCATTATCCGCTGCAAGGCTGGGTCGATGCCGTGGTCATGAACGTGCTGATGGGCCGGGCGAGCGTCGTGCAGTTGAAAGAACTGTCGCGGGTCTCCTACCAGCCGCTCGCCGAGGTTTTTCGCGCCATCCTGCCGCGCGAGACGCGTCATGCGGAACTCGGCCTCGCCGGCCTTATCCAGATCGTCGATGATGCGGAAGGCCGCGCAAAGGCCAAAGCCTCCGTTGCCTATTGGTATCCGCGGGTCGCCGCGAGTTTTGGCCATTCCGGCTCGGCCCGCTTCGAGACGCAGTCGCGCTTCGGCCTGCGGCACACACCCAACGAGACCCTGCTTGCCGAATGGCGGGCGGAGGTCGATGCGCAGCTTTCCGCGCTCGGATTGAACTGAGAGGATACTGAGATGAACGTCATGGCAAACCGGCCGCGCCGGCTCGAAAGCTATGTCGGCGGCCAGTGGGCCGCCGGTGCCCGGGAAGGCGTGCCGCTGCTCGACGCTTCCACGGGTGCCCCGGTCGCCTTCATCGATTCCACCGGCGTGGATTTCAAGGCGTCGCTCGCCTATGGCCGCGAGAAGGGTGGCCCGGCGCTGCGGCGCCTCTCCTTCCACGAACGCGCCGCCATGCTGAAGGCGCTCGGTCAGGCCCTGATGGAGCGCAAGGAAGAGTTCTATGCGCTATCGACCG encodes:
- a CDS encoding Phenylacetic acid catabolic protein gives rise to the protein MSDTMPIEDYLAQGGVLSSPANVPPRYRGELLRLMASFVDSELAGSAGFADTINDAPGIQERISAARIVLEKADHAGKVLRVMETFGADGGRYAVHHPWAERLSREADIGAARQGGDMRLSVFHYPLQGWVDAVVMNVLMGRASVVQLKELSRVSYQPLAEVFRAILPRETRHAELGLAGLIQIVDDAEGRAKAKASVAYWYPRVAASFGHSGSARFETQSRFGLRHTPNETLLAEWRAEVDAQLSALGLN